CTTATATAATGATTTTAGAAAAGCAATAGAAAAATTTAATGTTAAGCAAAACCAAAACAAAAACAAGCCTATTAGCAGTTAGCGGTGGTCCAGATTCAATGTTTTTGCTTAATCAATTTAAAAACAAAAACATCGTTGTGGCTCATGTAAATTATCATTTACGAACAGATTCTGATATTGATCAACAAATAGTTGAAAATTATTGTCAAAAATACGGAATTAAACTAGAAATTTTATCAGTTAATAAAAAACAAGAAGAATATCATAATATTCAAAACGAAGCTAGAGAAATTCGTTATCAGTTTTTTAATAAAATTTATCAAAAATATAATTGCAACCAACTGTTAATTGCTCATCAAAAAGATGACTTTTTAGAAACAATTTTTCTTCAAAAAATGAAGCAAAAAAAAGTAAATTTTTGAGGTATCAAAAAGAAAAAATTTCTTTATAATATGAATATAAAAAGACCATTTTTATATAAATATTTTAAACAAGAAGTAATAGATCTTTTAAATAAAAAACAAATTTTATTTGCAACTGATTCATCAAATAATAAAGAAATTTATCAAAGAAATAAAATTAGAATAGAGTTAAAAAACAAATCTAAGATTTGAAAAAACTCTATAATTTTAAAATATAGAATAATAAATTTACTTAAATTGATTAAGTTGATAAGAATAAATTATTTGTTATATAGATGAAAAAAAACTCAATTTGATATAGTATTTTTTGAAAAAATAAAGAAAAAGTCTCAATTTTTATATTTTTTTATTCATAAATACT
This Mycoplasma sp. 1654_15 DNA region includes the following protein-coding sequences:
- the tilS gene encoding tRNA lysidine(34) synthetase TilS — encoded protein: MLSKTKTKTSLLAVSGGPDSMFLLNQFKNKNIVVAHVNYHLRTDSDIDQQIVENYCQKYGIKLEILSVNKKQEEYHNIQNEAREIRYQFFNKIYQKYNCNQLLIAHQKDDFLETIFLQKMKQKKVNFWGIKKKKFLYNMNIKRPFLYKYFKQEVIDLLNKKQILFATDSSNNKEIYQRNKIRIELKNKSKIWKNSIILKYRIINLLKLIKLIRINYLLYRWKKTQFDIVFFEKIKKKSQFLYFFIHKYYFDINISSKKLKSIEDFLLAKERTGKYLLKNGKYLVKKQYKVIL